Proteins encoded in a region of the Orcinus orca chromosome X, mOrcOrc1.1, whole genome shotgun sequence genome:
- the LOC125963078 gene encoding endogenous retrovirus group K member 9 Env polyprotein-like, which produces MTQLSLESSCDKEVQTSPKILEKKFRSRKRKYTASTVEAAPITWGAIKKLCLNAENAMNAQGVPLTTANFFVAMLSLLSVQVSANGTYWAYFPDPPILHTCTWKDSNIPVTSSFPELTDGSRGVQGYKQFVVNFNYSFTGQTDFPPICFFLDSGLIGNSQIKNGCLSVVDAGFLTDSPKRPPKEPVGRDKTTRYLWLLLGKVVGQNQVFVNKSLPKVVHPFKYDDCDEAVGEATNEWIWINIKTGYPSWIYCMYNKENKIFIPGTEYYISDWSSNFPEGDYRTYLKLGLLYPWNDTYIPRPLKINRWNSHGWVAPIYTFVYENKTYYQSQLWRLPLTTRKITLIRATTHVEEYYVQTCVLSPYSLLLSNDSEKLQIVQYNMRFYITCQQCILTTCIIPEMNVSTIMVLKRPAYIVLPVALNESWYTDIGAEIIRQVGELIRPKRFVATLILGISALIGILSSFTVATYALVKEVQTAQYANDLSKNISLALATQEAIDRKLETKVDALEEAVLHIGQELTALKIRLSLTCHKKYSWICVTPLKVNHSEYSWEKIQMHILNIWNSSDLGIDLEHLHKQIHDIAASQYDINPSKAATEFLQNLQSYFKNNSFMHILINYGAAGVVIILLLISFPVIIRLIQTALQSVYRTKVELHTAFLKNKKGGDVGSHIGSAFELQHRRDP; this is translated from the coding sequence ATGACACAGCTGTCGCTTGAATCATCTTGCGATAAGGAGGTACAAACTTCTCCAAAAATTTTGGAGAAGAAGTTTCGTTCACGAAAAAGAAAGTATACTGCCTCCACCGTTGAAGCGGCTCCAATTACATGGGGAGCAATTAAAAAGCTTTGTCTGAATGCTGAAAATGCTATGAATGCTCAAGGAGTGCCTTTGACGACTGCTAATTTTTTTGTGGCTATGCTTAGCTTGCTTTCGGTTCAGGTAAGTGCCAACGGTACGTACTGGGCTTATTTTCCAGATCCTCCTATTTTACATACATGTACTTGGAAAGATTCTAATATTCCAGTAACTTCCTCATTTCCTGAATTAACCGATGGTAGTCGAGGAGTACAGGGCTATAAAcaatttgtagttaattttaattattcatttacagGTCAGACTGATTTTCCTCCAATAtgcttttttcttgattcagggTTAATAGGAAAtagtcaaataaaaaatgggtGTTTGTCAGTAGTTGATGCAGGATTTTTGACAGATTCCCCTAAAAGGCCCCCTAAAGAGCCAGTAGGAAGAGATAAAACCACAAGATATTTATGGTTATTATTAGGGAAAGTTGTAGGACAAAATCAAGTTTTTGTTAATAAATCTTTGCCTAAAGTTGTTCATCCTTTTAAATATGATGATTGTGATGAGGCTGTAGGGGAAGctacaaatgaatggatttggataaatattaaaactggatatccttcatggatatattgtatgtataataaagaaaataaaatatttattcctggAACTGAATATTATATTTCAGATTGGAGTAGTAATTTTCCTGAAGGAGAttatagaacatatttaaagttaggCTTGCTATACCCATGGAATGATACCTATATTCCCCGTCCATTAAAGATAAATAGATGGAATAGTCATGGATGGGTGGCTcctatttatacttttgtttatgaaaataaaacctattatcaATCTCAGTTATGGAGATTGCCCTTAACCACTCGTAAAATAACGCTAATTAGAGCTACTACCCATGTGGAAGAGTATTATGTTCAAACCTGTGTGTTATCTCCATATTCCTTATTGCTTTCTAATGATAGTGAAAAGTTGCAGATTGTGCAGTATAATATGAGGTTTTATATTACTTGTCAGCAATGTATATTAACCACTTGCATTATTCCTGAAATGAATGTTTCAACTATAATGGTGTTAAAAAGACCAGCTTATATTGTGCTGCCAGTAGCGCTTAATGAATCTTGGTATACAGATATAGGGGCGGAAATTATAAGACAGGTTGGAGAGCTCATACGGCCAAAAAGATTTGTAGCTACTTTGATTTTGGGAATTTCCGCCTTAATAGGAATATTAAGCTCTTTTACTGTCGCAACATATGCTTTAGTGAAGGAAGTACAAACAGCACAAtatgctaatgatttatcaaaaaatatatccttgGCTTTGGCAACTCAAGAAGCAATAGATAGAAAGTTAGAAACTAAAGTTGATGCCCTTGAAGAAGCAGTTTTACATATTGGTCAAGAACTTACCGCTTTAAAAATTCGCTTATCTTTAACAtgccataaaaaatattcttggataTGTGTTACTCCCTTAAAAGTAAATCATTCTGAATATTCCTGGGAAAAAATTcagatgcatattttaaatatatggaattCTAGTGATCTAGGAATTGATTTGGAACATTTACATAAACAAATTCATGATATTGCGGCCTCTCAATATGATATAAATCCCTCTAAAGCTGCTacagaatttttacaaaatttacaaagttattttaaaaataattcctttatgcatattttaataaattatggggctgccggagtggttataattttgcttcttatttcttttccagtcatTATCCGATTAATTCAAACTGCCCTTCAAAGTGTATACAGAACCAAAGTGGAATTacatactgcctttttaaaaaataaaaaagggggagatgtcgggagccacataggaagtgcctttgagttacagcacagacgagacccgtag